The region cattactaactttgaaaagaaaatttaaaaaaaaaatactagtggcgcactgtggatgtggtgcgccattactagtttaactagtaatgacgtactatcccctggtgcgtcattactagttttgaaaaataaaattgttactaatggcgcaccgtggatgtggtgcgccattagtatttagacactaatgacgcaccaacatatggtgcgccattagtgttggtgccattagtatatattaatggcacaccacatgtctggtgcgccattagtgtccatatcatctatagccctttttctagtagtgaattgGTGGAATTGGCGATTAGAATGGATACTTTCATGCAGTGGCTCTAAACCGTACCACACTAATAATAGAACCTACCTGTTCAAGAAAAAAGAATACCGCGCCAAGAATACcttaaaaggaaaaaatgaaaaCCTAAACGAGCCAGGAGTGACACACGAAGCAGCTCTTGCATTCATTGTTTTTTGTTAATAATACTACTTTATATATTTTTACGATTTTGCTAAAGCACatttagatgtgctctaagtattgcATATCTAAATTCTATGTTATTGATCTTACACATAGATTTGTATAGATATTTTTGTTTGTTTGATTGAGTAACTTAGATGTGAAATACTTAAAGCATATCTAGTTGTGCCCTAGACAGACCCATACTTTTAAAGGTTGATTCTATGTTATAAGTTGATGGTTGATGGTTCTACCAACTTTTTTCTTGTGATGTACATTGATAATCTACTATGGTCTTAATATGTCCGCATATCCTAACTGTAGTTGTTATCTACTCCCTTCATTTCATAATGTAAAACGTTTTTTTGattctagtgtagtgtcaaaaaggtcttatattatgagacagagggagtagctgaTTATACATTTTTGTCACAAAGCTTTCTCCTCGTGCTATTGGTTTCATCATTTTAGAAGAAATGTTTGTCACCACGGTGTGAGTACAATTTACACAATTTAGCTCGCACTgtaaaggcaacttgtttaacgtcATATGCAATCACCCCCTCTCCGCTGCCTATCAGTCTACGTTTGATCTCCTATGCTCCCTAGCCGGATATTCTCGATCACTCCCAATCACTCCCTCACGCGACCACAATGAATAACCACCTCGAGGACGCAATTTTGGACATGGTATGACTCTAATTTCTTTCGATACTATTATCTTTAATAATAATTTTAAAATAAGAGACCACATTCTAATTTCGTCCTGGCTCCCAAAATCTCAAGACCTGGGTTGTTGAACCCACAACTTTTTGATGCTGGCACCGCCACTCCCCATGTACTGATGTGGCAAGAACATGCATGTCGATCACTCTTAACTAGTTAATTTTCGAAGACGAGCTCGTGGCTCGATGATGGTTATGGTGGTGGCCAGCCAGCCTGCCCAAGATCGATCTCTGGGATCGACGTGGGTGTCTCATCCGGGATATTACCTCACACGTCTACAAGCCATGGAAATATGACGTGTCACGATGTATAGGTTCTAGATCTTGGACGAATcaatctgtggttggatggttaaaggGACTCTGGTATCCCCAGTCCACTAGGGTTCAAATCTGGTGCTCGAATTTATTCCTggattatttcaggattttcgacgATGTGCATTCAGTAGGAGAAGACGTTCTTGTCGACAACGAGTTGTCCatgatgacttcgtaaatttcaagataataTGCCGATttggtctttcggaggtgctcataggggtagggtgtgcgtgtttgcgtttataggggtgagtgtatgcgcgtatatatgagcgcttgtatCTGGACTGTGTTAAAAGAAAAGTTCTAGATCTTGGTTGGTGTATAGCGGGTGTCTAgtggtgtgtgtgcgtgtgatgtgtgtgttgtgcgtaTAATGGATCGATCGATACGGCTGGATGGATGCATGGTTGCGGCCCGGTTAGTTGCGCACCTAACACGAGTGCCCGAGGGCGACTTCCTTGGTTAGTTGCATGCGCACGCGCGACTTGCAGGTCGCGTCTGCCCCTCACCTTCCAACGTATACACAACGCCCTCTCCCCGTACGTACAATATATATATCCGCGTGCGTACAACGTCCAGAAAACCACAACCCAAACGACCGAGCCTTTCATCAAGGAACAAACCATCATACGAGACAGACGCCGGCCGCGACACAAGCGGACGATCCCCGGAGTGCGGATCGATGGCGCCGGTGAGCAACGAGACGTTCCTCCCGACGGTGGCCTGGGGGGAGGCGACGCTGCGCCCGTCCTTCGTGCGGGACGAGGACGAGCGGCCCAAGGTGGCGCACGACCGCTTCAGCGATGCGGTGCCGGTGATCTCGCTCGATGGCATCGACGGCGCGCGCCGGGCCGAGATCCGGGACCGCGTGGCGGCGGCCTGCGAGGGCTGGGGCATCTTCCAGGTGGTCGACCACGGCGTCGACGCCGACCTCATCGCCGACATGACGCGCCTCTCTCGCGAGTTCTTCGCGCTGCCCGCCGAGGACAAGCTCCGGTATGACATGTCCGGTGGCAAGAAGGGCGGCTTCGTCGTCTCCAGCCACCTGCAGGTATACacgcattcatttatttatttttgcggGTACACACGCACATGCATGCCATGCCATGCCAGGTAAAAAAGATTTAATACTATATAAAATTAAGATGAAACAGATTGCAGTTTAGCTACATGTCAGTTAACTGAATCCCGAATTTGGGTCAGTCAGTTTTGAATGAAGGAAGGAGGAGTGACCTCACCGGAGAGAAAGAAGGGACTCGCCATCATCACCCCATtaactatcttagggttcagggtggacgATGATGGTGGGGAACGGTGGCGGGGCTTTGCCGGAGAAAAAATCGGCCATCGTTGGGGCCAGAGGAATGGCCGAGGGCGGTACCAGAATGGCGGTGGGAGGAGGTTGAGGGGAGGGCGAGGCGACGAGGCAGTGCGGGAGCGCCGCCGACGGGCAATggtggccggcggttcggccggtggtccgTGGGGGCGGTTGGGCAAGACAGTGTGTGAGGAAGAAGAGCAAGCTGCGCAAGGTCGAGGGCGAAGGCTGCGCGTTAGATTTTGATCCAACGGTTAAAATAGAATCAATTGACCCGTTCGAAAAATTCAGTGACTGTCTTGTAGCCGCTTCCAACAAATTGATCCATGCATGTATGAAGAAACTCACGAGATTTTTTTGTGGCGATGCAGGGTGAGGCGGTGCAGGACTGGAGGGAGATTGTGACCTACTTCTCGTACCCGGTGAAAGCACGGGACTACGGgcggtggccggagaagccggcggGGTGGCGCGCTGTGGTGGAGCGATACAGCGAGCGACTCATGGGGCTGTCGTGCAAGCTGCTGGGCGTGCTGTCCGAGGCGATGGGCCTGGAGTCGGAGGCGCTCGCCAAGGCGTGCGTGGACATGGACCAGAAGGTGGTGGTCAACTTCTACCCGCGGTGCCCCCAGCCGGACCTCACCCTGGGTCTCAAGCGTCACACCGACCCCGGCACCATCACCCTCCTCCTCCAGGACCTCGTCGGCGGCCTCCAGGCCACCCGCGACGGCGGCAAGACCTGGATCACCGTCCAGCCCATCTCCGGCGCATTCGTCGTCAACCTCGGCGACCACGGCCACGTCAGTACCCCCTCCATCTTCTTCCATGCCATGCATGCTATAATCCTTAATCGATCGATCGAACACCAATTGAACACTGTTGTAACTGTGCTTTGTGCATGCAGTTCCTGAGCAATGGCAGGTTCAAGAACGCGGACCACCAGGCGGTGGTGAACGGGGAGAGCAGCAGGCTGTCGATCGCGACATTCCAGAACCCGGCGCCGGACGCGAGGGTGTGGCCGCTGGCGGTGAGGGAGGGGGAGGAGCCCATACTGGAAGAGCCCATCACCTTCGCCGAGATGTACCGCCGCAAGATGGAGCGCGACCTCGACCTCGCCAAGCGCAAGAAGCAGGCCAAGGACCAGCTGATGCAGCAGCAGCTCcagctgcagcagcagcagcaggcggtCGCCGCCGCGCCCATGCCCACCGCCTCCAAGTCTCTCAACGAAATTCTTGCCTGATCATTCCGGCGGCGCGcgattaaatattttaaattgattgATGCGTGGTGGGATTGATTATTCTCCTAAGTACGAGATTAATTATGCATATAGTATCCGTACGTGTGTAGCAGGGAGGAGCTCGACCTGTAATAATGCCGTGCGTGGAACTGAACCGAGCTAAGTAAGGAGCTATCGTGAGTTTGGCGTGTGCAGAAATATAGCGTATATTTCGTACTGGTTTCTGTTATAACCCAGCCGTGTGGTTGGGCTACATTCGTTTCGTGTGCACATGAGTTGTCCATGTGCATTTGGAACGGCGAGAGGCCTCACCCACCAGGGCTAGAGTGGTAGACGATGCATAACTTGGCAGTTACAAGACGGTTTTGCTATTTCTAGAAATATTGCAATGAACATCATAATCATGGGCTGTTGGAACATTTGGATGGAGCAAAACACTAGAATTTCTAATAATTGCAATCCTAGAAATCAGTCCTAGAAGCTGCTGCTCAAAAAGGACTTGATCATGGCAGGCTACAAAATTAACCACAAGTTTCTTCAAACTCATCAAGAGTGGATTGGTTCAAACTTATAGTTTCGGAACGGTTTAACAATTTCTTATAAACCTTCCAAATATGTTTTCCAGAGCATGCATTGGATTGACGGGATTTAGACGGGCATTGAATGCAAATGACCATTTGACCTAAACCCAAGATGCAAATGTGATGAATCTTATAATTAATACTCCAAGAATTTTGATTTACTTTGTTGAAAGTATTTTTATATTTCCAAAATAAATAATAACTGCAAAAAACATGTAAACAATGTTCGAAAGGTGTTTCTTATGTGCTCCCTCGGATCCATATTAGTTGTACAGCTTTAGTATAACTTTAGTACAAGTTGTACTAAAGTTGCgacaattaatttggatcggaggaAGTAGACAACTGGACTGGGGTTCATAGTTTCACCAATAGTGACTTTCCACAAGATAAAAGCATGGCAAAGGTAACATAGTTATTTGAATTCAAATATTTCATACTTACGATAGAATTTGTAAGATGTGATGGGATTACATAGAGAGTACATTCATAAAGTCACGTACTGTTGATTGTACCCCCGAAGCCTTTAGCTctttattgtgacaaacacgtttaCTATCCTCAATCCTTAGTGGCAATAACATAATGCAAGCATTCTCCTTTTATTATCACCAATATAGATTACTTGCAAGATTAACCGAACTAATGCAACCACTCTCTCTGTGTTGGACATAATATAGATCTATTACCAGTGACAAGTTAATTAACAATTAATAGTATAGTTGCAGAGGCATTTTGCTCCTAGGCAttgagtgaaaggatcgatatggttgactagagggggggtgaataggcaactaacaatttttagacttttctttaacaattcaaaccttgcaatgaaataagttgtctagatgtgcaactacgtggacaacctatatgatgcaaagacaatgagcacataagcaagcaatggatatagcacaagtaagcttgcaaaagtaaagggataagaaaaccaagagtggagccggtggagacgaggatgtgttaccgaagttccttccttttaaggggaagtacgtctccgttagagcggtgtggaggcacaatgctccccaagaagccactagggccaccgtaatctcctcacgccctcacacaatgcgagatgccgtgattctactattggagcccttgaaggcggcaaccggacctttacaaacaagattggggctatctcaacaacaattggaggctcccaataatcccgcgaagcttcaccacaatggagtatggcttcgaggtgacctcaaccgtctagggtgctcaacacccaagagtaacaagatccgctagggataagtggagggaatcaaatatcctgtggtggaagtgtagatcgggcacttgtcacccaatcccgagcaaatcaacaagtttgattggctagggagagagatcgagtggaAATGgatcttggagcaacaatggagcttagagatggaagaggtggtcaactagaggtagaagacgccccttatatagtcgtggacaaattccaaccgttatccacatgttcagcccgcgacacacggtactaccgctccaggggcgcggtactaccgcgtggctgtgcggtactaccgtggctgaccacagtactaccgcgacagcaaCACAGGCTGGAACTACCCTgataagggggcagtactaccgcttgcgcggtactaccgcacccacctgcggtactaccgcaaggcaggaaagtcacggcctgggaagggcgcggaagaaataaattacatccgtgcctacttccgctaaaCCGGAGGAGGAACAAAAATCCGACATGGTACTATCACCcgggaggcgcggtactaccgtgcggacgcggatgtaaaaaattacatccgcgcctactaccgcgacactgcggtactaggtaggagggccacggtactacgactcctagggagcggtactaccgtgggcctccacggtactaccgctctggatgagcggtactaccgtggagggcgcggatgtaaaaaattacatccgcccctactaccgcaccggagcggcacaaggccagggagccgcggtactaccgctccagatgagcggtactaccgtgacacccagcggtactaccccttgtgcttgcggtactaccgcaagcacagCAGTAGTCATCAGATTTCCGTACAACCAAGATAACAGagggaagctccaaaatgcagggaaaggaggaacaagtgtacgtgttgattccacccaaacctttccgacgcggaccccatcttaatagtacggctctcctacgactcaaatccaccaaagagaaacgtagaacgacGCCAACTTCAATAGTCtcggaggggcaccgaatcgtctcatgcctagatatgaataacctgagaaactcaaggcacacgattagtccgcaaaagcattgtcatcaatcaccaaaacacctgagggaaaaatatgcccttacaatctccccctttttggtggattgatgacaacacgggatttgcatatggataagataatttagagcaggggcaaaccccacctctctaaaatatagacgggctccccctagatatgtgcactttagatgaatgctttggactgcatagcacacagactaggatcaacactccccctatattttagagattaagacatgataataagcatagcatagcataaaaaTAGCACAATATACCACGAGCTCactaggatagatagagtgcatatgtcttacaccatacgaagtaaagctaccgaggttcaaccgagaaagcagcaaacacacgacacaaacgagaaagcagcaaacacatgacacactcgcaaatccctacactctctccccctttggcatcgagacgccaaaaaggcagagaggacacctacacacaagaggtggctcaagcagagaactcGTCCCAATCCTCTCCATCGGACGCctcggcagcagggatggtctcctcgacatcctcctcagactcagtccacctgtagccctgcttctccatccactcggcttctggagtgatgtgctccttagacccgccagacactgcctcaccatagagctgcaagatcttgttgtcccggcgacgactctccttggacgccatgtgagtcctgtactgccccttggcttgcatgcagaaaagagtcttcatcttgtccttcagcttcttggcccatgatggcatagAGGCACTCTGGGAAGGTCTAGCAGCATGGCCCTCGGTAACATCCTCGgggccagcatcctcctcatcaacagcagtcctagcagcagtcgcctcggcgcgagtagtggtgttggcccagttgggtttgatacgcaggcagatgggctcatggcgaacccagtcaggagcaagaaactcatcagcaggtaacatcttctcccaagtcttcgaaatcagcagaaatagatagggcccatagataggcaccttgcgattgaacactgcaaaccggagctcacaccacatgatgtgtgagacatcaagtggctgtgaCTGAGACGAACGAGCATCCTCGCtgatgagcatcatatccaccatataggcatgaaccttgtctttatcaccgatgcgagggaacaaggagttgcggaagatgcgatacatgatatccaggaaagggttgagcaccaaagttgtcttgccattggcgagTGCCTTCTCAACCATGAAAGGGGCAAGTCTGTCCTTGCTGGCAGAATCagcattggcatgggggcgaacacccactggagAATCGAGAccatcatcaggaacctggaggagatccatgaactccttccaggtggcATATAGCTTATGGCCGttcgtcatccaggtcatcctccggtcctcatcggagtgaaagtagactgaggcaaagaactgacagatgagttcagggtcatagtcgaggtggaaggtaatcacatgctcaatgccaaactgctccaccaagtccagagcctctccagagTAGTCACGAAAcctgtccttcctcatgtgatgcatatcaatccacttcacctccacataggtgttctgcttgttcttgatgacatccagatagatgttgACCTATTGCTTGTTCCAGAACAACTCATAGCCTCTGAAAGTGGCACGCGGATgcacataagggtgaagctgcctgagacggacataatTAGCTTGGgcaatctcatccatgcccttagcgggctccttgtgcttgctagctaaGTGCTTAACATTGCGCTTGGAGGCAGACGAGCCTTCTGGTACTTCACCTGGTTGCGCAGACGTttagagccagtgtcacgactggggttggaccggcgagagccaccacctgagacacaaacgCAAAACACCAAAGACGCGAGAAGATCAATGTAAAGGCCACgaaaaagcacaagaaacacatagaaggcatacgagaaagttggcatgcgatagatgtgagccacggtaAAACTGCCACTGCTTGCGGTACTAAAATATTAGTACAGCTCcaactgcggtagtaccgtgctagggcacggtagtaccgtggttgggACGGAAGTAAACTTTTAGTACCGCACagaacgcggtagtaccgctcctaaggggaggtagtaccgcgcaagcggtagtaccgcgccagacgggcggtagtaccgcgtcgcatCAGATCCAACGGAcggtttgaatctgaaaagaaccgtGAAACAATGGTGGTGCCACGGTGATCCGatctagcgcaagacaacaatacaagtataAATCCTATGCAATACCACGCTCCATCATCCCACTCTTGCAGAGATTAAGCCTAcgaatctcaagaacacacaagcctcccccaaaacctagaaacactaaacacaaacaacacggagagggagttggggaaaaaccttggtccatagcaagagcacgtggtggggaacgatacCACCGGTCGGAATCACAggagggcagccggtggaggagatccggTGACGAACGCTggctccgttcttgagcgagggagagaaggagacgacatggagagagaggacagcgaatgggtatggggagttagaactccccctgcccgtccttatccccacgcgctcgaaccggcgcggtagtaccgcgtatcatcgcggtagtaccgctcgggtggaagtaccgcgccgaggcggtagtaccgctcaaccagacggcagtaaaaaattactgccgcgtggtgacggtagtaccgtgctcccgcaagcggtagtaccgtggcagtgTGCGGTAGAACCGTAACcgactgcggtagtaccgtgagctcaagtcaCCGCACGTTTCAACACAAAAAGAAGAAGCCTTTGCACGGAAACTTTTCACACACAAGAAACATAGGAACACGCACAAACCAGAGGCAAGAAGACAACAAGAAACCACCGAGCGACAAagcctctcgaggagagagggcggtggccgaagccacctatgtttgagttggatggtatggcaccatgaagaattatccttgggcccatgaccaaaactcgtctttgaagcacaagcaccattaaaaatggctaatgtgaaagaggcgat is a window of Triticum dicoccoides isolate Atlit2015 ecotype Zavitan chromosome 2B, WEW_v2.0, whole genome shotgun sequence DNA encoding:
- the LOC119365932 gene encoding naringenin,2-oxoglutarate 3-dioxygenase-like, yielding MAPVSNETFLPTVAWGEATLRPSFVRDEDERPKVAHDRFSDAVPVISLDGIDGARRAEIRDRVAAACEGWGIFQVVDHGVDADLIADMTRLSREFFALPAEDKLRYDMSGGKKGGFVVSSHLQGEAVQDWREIVTYFSYPVKARDYGRWPEKPAGWRAVVERYSERLMGLSCKLLGVLSEAMGLESEALAKACVDMDQKVVVNFYPRCPQPDLTLGLKRHTDPGTITLLLQDLVGGLQATRDGGKTWITVQPISGAFVVNLGDHGHFLSNGRFKNADHQAVVNGESSRLSIATFQNPAPDARVWPLAVREGEEPILEEPITFAEMYRRKMERDLDLAKRKKQAKDQLMQQQLQLQQQQQAVAAAPMPTASKSLNEILA